A single window of Bacteroidia bacterium DNA harbors:
- a CDS encoding AAA family ATPase: MSRIRVFFPYGVSNFEILVKDGYVFVDKTQFIEKLEQNKERNVAFLRPRKFGKSLWLSILEYYYDINQQHKFEVLFGKYYIGKNPTPLHNTYRILRFDFSGIDSSTK, translated from the coding sequence ATGAGCAGAATAAGAGTATTTTTTCCTTATGGCGTAAGTAATTTTGAGATATTGGTCAAAGATGGGTACGTTTTTGTAGATAAAACTCAATTCATAGAAAAGTTAGAGCAGAATAAAGAGCGAAATGTGGCTTTTTTACGCCCGCGTAAATTTGGTAAAAGCTTGTGGCTGTCTATTTTGGAATACTACTACGATATTAACCAACAACATAAGTTTGAAGTGCTTTTCGGTAAATACTACATTGGTAAGAACCCCACACCGCTGCATAACACTTACCGAATTCTCCGATTTGATTTCAGCGGTATAGATAGCAGTACCAAAGA